A genomic window from Aquabacterium sp. OR-4 includes:
- a CDS encoding aldehyde dehydrogenase family protein — MTMKPNLIGGQWLDGERASRNINPSDTRDLVGEYAQASRSQTEAAIAAASAAFPAWSLSTPQQRFDILDAAGSEILARRNELGDLLAREEGKTLPEAIGEVVRAGNIFKFFAGEALRPGGETMPSVRPGVGVEVTREAIGVVGLITPWNFPIAIPAWKIAPALAHGNCVVFKPADLVPGSAWALAEILHRAGVPAGVFNLVMGRGSEVGQVLLDDARIAGISFTGSTATGARVAQACVARGARYQLEMGGKNPFVVLDDADLGVAVNCAINSGFFSTGQRCTASSRVIVTEGIHDRFVAAMAERMATLKVDDARLAGTDIGPVVDERQLAQDLEYIAIGQAEGARLVAGGQALPSSGAGAPGHYLRPALFADTTAAMRINREEIFGPVVSVMRARNYDEALALANDTPFGLASGIATTSLKHATHFKRQAQAGMVMVNLPTAGVDYHVPFGGRKASSHGPREQGRHAAEFYTTVKTAYTQA; from the coding sequence ATGACGATGAAGCCCAACCTGATCGGCGGCCAATGGCTGGACGGCGAGCGCGCCAGCCGCAACATCAACCCCAGCGACACGCGCGACCTGGTGGGTGAATACGCCCAGGCCAGCCGCAGCCAGACCGAGGCCGCCATCGCCGCGGCCAGCGCCGCCTTCCCGGCCTGGAGCCTCTCCACGCCGCAGCAGCGCTTCGACATCCTGGACGCCGCCGGCAGCGAGATCCTGGCGCGCCGCAACGAGCTGGGCGACCTGCTGGCGCGCGAAGAGGGCAAGACCCTGCCCGAGGCCATCGGCGAGGTGGTGCGGGCCGGCAACATCTTCAAGTTCTTTGCCGGCGAGGCGCTGCGCCCGGGCGGTGAAACCATGCCCTCGGTGCGCCCCGGCGTGGGCGTGGAGGTCACGCGCGAGGCCATCGGCGTGGTCGGCCTGATCACGCCCTGGAACTTTCCGATCGCGATTCCCGCCTGGAAGATCGCGCCGGCGCTGGCCCATGGCAACTGCGTGGTCTTCAAGCCGGCCGATCTGGTGCCCGGCAGCGCCTGGGCACTGGCCGAGATCCTGCACCGCGCGGGCGTGCCGGCCGGCGTGTTCAACCTGGTGATGGGCCGCGGCTCGGAGGTGGGCCAGGTGCTGCTCGACGACGCCCGCATCGCCGGCATCAGCTTCACCGGCAGCACCGCCACCGGTGCGCGCGTGGCCCAGGCCTGCGTGGCGCGCGGCGCCCGCTACCAGCTGGAGATGGGCGGCAAGAACCCCTTCGTGGTGCTGGACGACGCCGACCTGGGCGTGGCCGTCAACTGCGCCATCAACAGCGGCTTCTTCAGCACCGGCCAGCGCTGCACGGCCAGCAGCCGGGTGATCGTCACCGAGGGCATCCACGACCGCTTCGTGGCCGCCATGGCCGAGCGCATGGCCACGCTGAAGGTCGACGACGCGCGCCTGGCCGGCACCGACATCGGCCCGGTGGTCGACGAGCGCCAGCTGGCGCAAGACCTCGAGTACATCGCCATCGGCCAGGCCGAAGGCGCGCGCCTGGTGGCCGGTGGCCAGGCCCTGCCCAGCAGCGGCGCGGGGGCGCCCGGCCACTACCTGCGCCCGGCGCTGTTTGCCGACACCACGGCGGCCATGCGCATCAACCGCGAAGAGATCTTCGGCCCGGTGGTCAGCGTGATGCGCGCCAGAAACTACGACGAAGCCCTGGCCCTGGCCAACGACACGCCCTTCGGCCTGGCCAGCGGCATTGCCACCACCAGCCTGAAACACGCCACGCACTTCAAGCGCCAGGCCCAGGCCGGCATGGTGATGGTGAACCTGCCCACCGCGGGGGTGGATTACCACGTGCCCTTCGGCGGCCGCAAGGCCAGCAGCCACGGCCCGCGCGAGCAGGGCCGCCATGCCGCCGAGTTCTACACCACGGTGAAGACCGCCTACACCCAGGCTTGA
- a CDS encoding beta-L-arabinofuranosidase domain-containing protein, whose amino-acid sequence MVVTRRQMMSAPLLGAGLGLAAPAAAAASAAAAPGGGARLLPLQAVRLQGGVLGEAQQRNIAYLLALDPQRLLAPFRRSAGLATAAGYGSWESTGLDGHMAGHVLSALALSWAATSDPRLQARLRQMLDGLAECQQAVAGDALMAGYLGGIPDGRAAWAALARGEVQADSFQLNGRWVPWYNLHKTLAGLRDAWLQAGESRAQALLMPLVAWVARITAQLSQAQMQAMLRTEHGGMAEVLADVAAATGDARIRALAIGFVDRSLLLPLAAGEDRLTGLHANTQLPKVLAYQRLGELGALPEGEAAARFFWQRVVRHRSVALGGHGVREHFHDSADFSSLTEAVEGPESCNSVNMLLLDAMLWQRAPSREPMDHVERTLFNHVLSAQHPRTGGLVYFTPLRPHHHRVYSTVHEGMWCCVGTGIEVHGRHGELIFGHDADTLWVNLQASATLHAPGLGLQLRQRSDFPDRARSSLEWLAPSHRAVALRLPAWVAPGAWSVQRNGRDLPAAQRPLGADGYVRLAGPWRAGDRITLQLRMHTWLEGLPDGSAQRSVLHGPILLAARSAPALAGFAALGGPARSHAAEAAAAHTPAAEASAAGGDAPGTPGTPGTPGTPGASSPSSAPATAAATAEPRHFGDDTRMGHIAHGPLSRPEATLVLRDPAQLLRDIYPLPGQPLHFTTRALAPAGARRGARAAVTLEPFFRLHEARYQLLWPVLDSAELERRQAERQRQAEAQAALAARTVDAVAPGEQQPEADHAYAAEGGDTGLHLGRRWRHASAWFGYTLRDPQRQARTLQLTLHTGDAGRQWRLELNGRPLPRPPLRPDAPEAFYLLDVPLPPDATDAQGRLVLRVIAEPGSVAGGLYGLRLLK is encoded by the coding sequence ATGGTCGTCACCCGCCGCCAGATGATGTCCGCGCCGCTGCTGGGTGCCGGGCTGGGCCTGGCCGCGCCCGCTGCTGCTGCGGCTTCTGCTGCGGCGGCGCCAGGCGGCGGCGCGCGCCTGTTGCCGCTGCAGGCCGTGCGCCTGCAGGGCGGGGTGCTGGGCGAGGCGCAGCAGCGCAACATCGCCTACCTGCTGGCGCTTGATCCGCAGCGGCTGCTGGCGCCGTTTCGGCGCAGCGCCGGCCTGGCCACCGCGGCCGGCTACGGCAGCTGGGAGTCCACCGGCCTGGACGGCCACATGGCCGGCCATGTGCTCAGCGCGCTGGCCCTGTCGTGGGCCGCCACCAGCGACCCGCGCCTGCAGGCGCGGCTGCGCCAGATGCTCGACGGCCTGGCCGAATGCCAGCAGGCGGTGGCCGGCGATGCGCTGATGGCCGGCTACCTGGGCGGCATTCCGGACGGCCGTGCGGCCTGGGCGGCGCTGGCACGTGGCGAGGTGCAGGCCGACAGCTTTCAACTCAATGGCCGCTGGGTGCCCTGGTACAACCTGCACAAGACCCTGGCCGGCCTGCGCGACGCCTGGCTGCAGGCCGGTGAGTCACGCGCCCAGGCCCTGCTGATGCCGCTGGTGGCCTGGGTGGCGCGCATCACCGCGCAGCTCAGCCAGGCGCAGATGCAGGCCATGCTGCGCACCGAGCACGGCGGCATGGCCGAGGTGCTGGCCGACGTGGCCGCCGCCACCGGCGATGCCCGCATCCGCGCGCTGGCCATCGGCTTTGTCGACCGCAGCCTGCTGCTGCCGCTGGCCGCCGGTGAAGACCGGCTCACCGGCCTGCATGCCAACACCCAGCTGCCCAAGGTGCTGGCCTACCAGCGCCTGGGCGAGCTGGGCGCGCTGCCCGAGGGCGAGGCCGCGGCGCGCTTCTTTTGGCAGCGCGTGGTGCGCCACCGCAGCGTGGCCCTGGGCGGCCATGGCGTGCGCGAGCACTTTCACGACAGCGCCGACTTCTCGTCGCTGACCGAGGCGGTGGAAGGCCCCGAGAGCTGCAACAGCGTGAACATGCTGCTGCTCGACGCCATGCTGTGGCAGCGCGCGCCCTCGCGCGAGCCGATGGACCATGTCGAGCGCACGCTGTTCAACCATGTGCTGTCGGCCCAGCATCCGCGCACCGGCGGCCTGGTGTACTTCACGCCGCTGCGCCCGCACCACCACCGCGTGTACTCCACGGTGCACGAGGGCATGTGGTGCTGCGTGGGCACCGGCATCGAGGTGCACGGCCGCCACGGCGAGCTGATCTTCGGCCACGACGCCGACACGCTGTGGGTCAACCTGCAGGCCTCGGCCACGCTGCACGCGCCCGGGCTGGGCCTGCAGCTGCGCCAGCGCAGCGACTTTCCAGACCGCGCCCGCAGCAGCCTCGAGTGGCTGGCGCCCAGCCACCGCGCAGTGGCGCTGCGCTTGCCGGCCTGGGTGGCGCCGGGCGCCTGGTCGGTGCAGCGCAACGGCCGCGACCTGCCGGCCGCCCAGCGCCCGCTGGGGGCCGATGGCTATGTGCGTCTGGCCGGCCCCTGGCGCGCCGGCGACCGCATCACGCTGCAGCTGCGCATGCACACCTGGCTTGAAGGCCTGCCCGACGGCTCGGCCCAGCGCAGCGTGCTGCACGGCCCCATCCTGCTGGCCGCGCGCAGCGCGCCGGCGCTGGCCGGCTTTGCGGCGCTGGGCGGGCCGGCGCGCAGCCATGCGGCCGAGGCTGCGGCTGCGCACACCCCTGCGGCCGAGGCGTCAGCCGCAGGCGGCGACGCTCCCGGCACACCCGGCACACCCGGCACACCCGGCACACCCGGCGCTTCCAGCCCCTCCAGCGCCCCCGCCACGGCGGCCGCCACGGCCGAACCCCGGCACTTTGGCGACGACACCCGCATGGGCCACATCGCCCACGGCCCGCTGAGCCGGCCCGAGGCCACGCTGGTGCTGCGCGATCCGGCCCAGCTGCTGCGCGACATCTACCCGCTGCCCGGCCAGCCGCTGCACTTCACCACCCGTGCGCTGGCGCCGGCCGGGGCGCGGCGGGGCGCCCGGGCGGCGGTCACGCTGGAGCCGTTCTTCCGCCTGCACGAGGCCCGCTACCAGCTGCTGTGGCCGGTGCTCGACAGCGCCGAGCTCGAGCGCCGGCAGGCCGAGCGGCAGCGCCAGGCCGAGGCCCAGGCCGCGCTGGCCGCGCGCACCGTCGATGCCGTGGCCCCTGGCGAGCAGCAGCCCGAGGCCGACCATGCCTATGCCGCCGAGGGCGGCGACACCGGCCTGCACCTGGGCCGGCGCTGGCGCCATGCCAGCGCCTGGTTTGGCTACACGCTGCGCGATCCGCAGCGCCAGGCGCGCACGCTGCAGCTCACCCTGCACACCGGCGACGCCGGGCGCCAGTGGCGGCTTGAGCTCAACGGCCGGCCGCTGCCGCGTCCGCCGCTGCGCCCCGATGCGCCCGAGGCCTTCTACCTGCTGGATGTGCCGCTGCCGCCCGATGCCACCGACGCGCAGGGCCGCCTGGTGCTGCGCGTGATCGCCGAGCCCGGCTCGGTGGCCGGCGGCCTGTACGGCCTGCGCCTGCTGAAGTGA
- a CDS encoding SDR family NAD(P)-dependent oxidoreductase, protein MSSTPATAHASAAAPPAAAYARHPSLQGRCVFISGGATGIGECLVEQFMAQGARVGFCDIALDAGQALVQRLAGQAAQRGGAGLNGPLTTPLFVPCDITDVTALRAAIAQVREAFGPVLALLNNAANDRRHTIDEVTPEFWDSAVAVNMRHAFFAAQAVAPDMRAAHAGSIINFGSVSWMLRQGDLAAYASSKAAMQGLTRTLARDLGTHGIRVNTLVPGWTMTDKQRRLWVTAETEHEIRRNQCIGEPVLPEHIAHMALFLAADDSRMCTAQTFVVDGGWV, encoded by the coding sequence ATGAGTTCAACACCTGCCACGGCCCACGCCAGCGCGGCCGCCCCGCCTGCTGCGGCCTATGCCCGCCACCCCAGCCTGCAGGGCCGCTGCGTGTTCATCAGCGGCGGCGCCACCGGCATTGGCGAGTGCCTGGTCGAGCAGTTCATGGCCCAGGGCGCGCGCGTGGGCTTTTGCGACATCGCGCTCGACGCCGGCCAGGCCCTGGTGCAGCGCCTGGCCGGGCAGGCCGCCCAGCGCGGCGGGGCCGGCCTGAACGGGCCGCTCACCACGCCGCTGTTCGTGCCCTGCGACATCACCGACGTGACCGCGCTGCGCGCCGCCATCGCCCAGGTGCGCGAGGCCTTCGGCCCGGTGCTGGCGCTGCTGAACAACGCCGCCAACGACCGCCGCCACACCATCGACGAGGTCACGCCCGAGTTCTGGGACAGCGCGGTGGCGGTGAACATGCGGCACGCGTTTTTTGCCGCCCAGGCGGTGGCGCCCGACATGCGCGCGGCGCACGCCGGCAGCATCATCAACTTCGGCTCGGTGAGCTGGATGCTGCGCCAGGGCGATCTGGCGGCCTACGCCTCGTCCAAGGCCGCGATGCAGGGCCTGACGCGCACGCTGGCGCGCGACCTGGGCACGCACGGCATCCGCGTCAACACCCTGGTGCCGGGCTGGACCATGACCGACAAGCAGCGCCGCCTGTGGGTGACCGCCGAGACCGAGCACGAGATCCGCCGCAACCAGTGCATCGGCGAGCCGGTGCTGCCCGAGCACATCGCCCACATGGCGCTGTTTCTGGCCGCCGACGACAGCCGCATGTGCACCGCGCAGACCTTCGTCGTCGACGGTGGCTGGGTGTGA
- a CDS encoding aldose epimerase family protein, translating to MTATTISCRDAGTLPDGRAVAAYTLQRGALSLTAITLGGIVTRLEVPDRAGRVANVVLGFDALQDYATRNPHFGTLTGRLCNRVAGGRFMLDGQAVQLSCNDGPNSLHGGHQGFGQRLWQAEVETGAADVGAVLCLRYRSPAGEEGYPGALLAEVRYSLPDAHTWAVDYAATTDAATVVSLTQHAYFNLAGGGSALGHRLRIAASRYDAVDATLIPQQVCAVAGTPFDLRQGAIVADGLAAGAAAGDAQMALARGYDHHWHLDAPAAAGSPEPVAAAWLADPLSGRTMCLLTTAPGLQFYSGNFLDGSLPAPGGGRHARGNGLCLEPQHAPNAINRPDMLQPLLRPGQVWRSRTLYRFGTEPAAAPGVAAATGPQAA from the coding sequence ATGACTGCCACCACCATCTCCTGCCGCGATGCCGGCACGCTGCCCGACGGCCGTGCCGTGGCGGCCTACACGCTGCAGCGCGGCGCGCTGTCGCTCACCGCCATCACGCTGGGCGGCATCGTCACCCGGCTCGAGGTGCCCGACCGCGCCGGCCGCGTGGCCAACGTGGTGCTGGGCTTTGATGCGCTGCAGGACTACGCCACGCGCAACCCGCACTTCGGCACCCTGACCGGGCGGCTGTGCAACCGCGTGGCCGGCGGCCGCTTCATGCTCGATGGCCAGGCGGTGCAGCTGAGCTGCAACGACGGCCCCAACAGCCTGCACGGCGGCCACCAGGGCTTTGGCCAGCGCCTGTGGCAGGCCGAGGTGGAGACCGGCGCGGCCGACGTGGGCGCCGTGCTGTGCCTGCGCTACCGCAGCCCGGCCGGCGAAGAAGGCTACCCCGGCGCGCTGCTGGCCGAGGTGCGCTACAGCCTGCCCGACGCCCACACCTGGGCGGTGGACTATGCCGCCACCACCGATGCGGCCACCGTGGTCAGCCTCACCCAGCATGCCTACTTCAACCTGGCCGGCGGCGGCAGCGCGCTGGGCCACCGGCTGCGCATCGCGGCCAGCCGCTACGACGCGGTGGACGCCACGCTGATTCCGCAGCAGGTGTGCGCGGTGGCGGGCACGCCCTTCGATCTGCGCCAGGGTGCCATCGTGGCCGATGGCCTGGCCGCCGGCGCCGCCGCGGGCGACGCGCAGATGGCGCTGGCCAGGGGCTACGACCACCACTGGCACCTGGACGCGCCGGCCGCGGCGGGCTCGCCCGAGCCGGTGGCGGCGGCCTGGCTGGCCGATCCGCTGAGCGGGCGCACGATGTGCCTGCTGACCACCGCACCGGGCCTGCAGTTCTACAGCGGCAACTTTCTCGATGGCAGCCTGCCGGCGCCGGGGGGCGGCCGCCATGCGCGCGGCAATGGCCTGTGCCTGGAGCCGCAGCACGCGCCCAATGCCATCAACCGGCCCGACATGCTGCAGCCGTTGCTGCGCCCGGGCCAGGTGTGGCGCAGCCGCACGCTCTACCGCTTTGGCACCGAGCCGGCGGCGGCACCCGGCGTGGCCGCGGCGACCGGCCCGCAGGCGGCCTGA
- a CDS encoding IlvD/Edd family dehydratase has protein sequence MSLPPKKPLRSAAWFGTADKNGFMYRSWMKNQGIPDHVFQGKPIIGICNTWSELTPCNAHFRELAESVKRGVIEAGGYPVEFPVFSNGESNLRPTAMFTRNLASMDVEEAIRGNPIDAVVLMVGCDKTTPALLMGAASCNLPAIVVTGGPMLNGKHKGKDIGSGTVVWQLHEQVKAGTISMNEFMAAEAGMSRSAGTCNTMGTASTMACMAEALGTSLPHNAAIPAVDARRKVLAHLSGMRIVEMVAEDLTLAKLLTREAFENAIRAIAAIGGSTNAVIHLKAIAGRIGVDLGLDDWTSVGRGTPTIVDLQPSGRFLMEEFYYAGGLPAVLRRLGEAGLLPHPQALTANGRTVWQNVHDAEIHDDEVIRPLSKPLVADGSLRILRGNLAPRGAVLKPSAASAHLLRHRGPAVVFEDFDHYKKRIDDPELPVTPDSVLVMKNCGPKGYPGMAEVGNMGLPPKILAQGVTDMVRISDARMSGTAYGTVVLHVAPEARAGGPLAVVRDGDWIELDADTGRLHLDISDEEMARRLAEWAAQQQPDAADASGYRSLYVGHVLQADQGCDFDFLVGCRGAPVPRHSH, from the coding sequence ATGAGCCTGCCGCCCAAGAAACCCCTCCGCTCCGCCGCCTGGTTCGGCACCGCCGACAAGAACGGCTTCATGTACCGCAGCTGGATGAAGAACCAGGGCATCCCCGACCATGTGTTCCAGGGCAAGCCCATCATCGGCATCTGCAACACCTGGAGCGAGCTGACGCCCTGCAACGCCCACTTCCGCGAGCTGGCCGAGAGCGTCAAGCGCGGCGTGATCGAGGCCGGTGGCTACCCGGTGGAGTTTCCGGTGTTCAGCAACGGCGAGAGCAATCTGCGGCCCACCGCCATGTTCACCCGCAACCTGGCCAGCATGGACGTGGAGGAAGCCATCCGCGGCAACCCCATCGACGCCGTGGTGCTGATGGTGGGATGCGACAAGACCACCCCGGCGCTGCTGATGGGCGCGGCCAGCTGCAACCTGCCGGCCATCGTGGTGACCGGCGGGCCCATGCTCAACGGCAAGCACAAGGGCAAGGACATCGGCTCGGGCACGGTGGTGTGGCAGCTGCATGAGCAGGTCAAGGCCGGCACCATCAGCATGAACGAGTTCATGGCCGCCGAGGCCGGCATGTCGCGCAGCGCCGGCACCTGCAACACCATGGGCACGGCCAGCACCATGGCCTGCATGGCCGAGGCGCTGGGCACCTCGCTGCCGCACAACGCGGCCATTCCGGCGGTGGACGCGCGCCGCAAGGTGCTGGCCCACCTGAGCGGCATGCGCATCGTCGAGATGGTGGCCGAAGACCTCACGCTGGCCAAGCTGCTCACCCGCGAGGCCTTCGAGAACGCCATCCGCGCCATCGCCGCCATCGGCGGCAGCACCAACGCGGTGATCCACCTGAAGGCGATTGCCGGACGCATCGGCGTCGACCTGGGCCTGGACGACTGGACCAGCGTGGGCCGCGGCACGCCCACCATCGTCGACCTGCAGCCCTCGGGCCGCTTCCTGATGGAGGAGTTCTACTACGCCGGTGGCCTGCCGGCGGTGCTGCGCCGCCTGGGCGAGGCCGGCCTGCTGCCGCATCCGCAGGCGCTCACTGCCAACGGCCGCACCGTGTGGCAGAACGTGCACGACGCCGAGATCCACGACGACGAGGTGATCCGCCCGCTCAGCAAGCCGCTGGTGGCCGACGGCAGCCTGCGCATCCTGCGCGGCAACCTGGCGCCACGCGGCGCGGTGCTCAAGCCCTCGGCGGCCAGTGCCCACCTGCTCAGGCACCGCGGCCCGGCGGTGGTGTTCGAGGACTTCGACCACTACAAGAAGCGCATCGACGACCCCGAGCTGCCGGTCACGCCCGACAGCGTGCTGGTGATGAAGAACTGCGGCCCCAAGGGCTACCCCGGCATGGCCGAGGTGGGCAACATGGGCCTGCCGCCCAAGATCCTGGCCCAGGGCGTGACCGACATGGTGCGCATCAGCGACGCCCGCATGAGCGGCACCGCCTACGGCACGGTGGTGCTGCATGTGGCGCCCGAGGCGCGCGCCGGCGGCCCGCTGGCCGTGGTGCGCGACGGCGACTGGATCGAGCTCGACGCCGACACCGGCCGCCTGCACCTGGACATCTCTGACGAGGAGATGGCCCGCCGCCTGGCCGAGTGGGCCGCGCAGCAGCAGCCCGACGCCGCCGATGCCAGCGGCTACCGCAGCCTGTACGTGGGCCATGTGCTGCAGGCCGACCAGGGCTGCGACTTCGACTTCCTGGTCGGCTGCCGCGGCGCCCCGGTGCCGCGCCACTCGCACTGA
- a CDS encoding MATE family efflux transporter: MPPPTLWRLAWPIFTEHLLHVSTGVVATLMVGHLSDGAVGGLGSAGQVLWLLMMVFGALAVGASTVISHHLGRGDTEGARRLARGAVATSLWLGGAIGLALLPAAPWLLRLVQLPPGPMSHALPYLQWMAATLFLESMNFGLSAALRAHGATRTVMVVMALQNAVNAGGIALALHGPWADWTAHASGVAIAGAASRAAACAALWWAASGRIGLRLRWADLWAIRGDDLRRLLAFGVPATLQNASWFGAFMLVTALSARMGEGPLATQNYVMQVASLVILFSAALSQASELRVGRLVGAGQRRAARDEVLRNLRLALPLATLAALAGGVLGPRVLAAFTTTPEVLHTGALLLWLGLLLEPGRAFNLVLGASLRAAGDLRYALRLGLVSHWLVMAGGGWLLGTRLGGGLLGLWCAFIVDEWLRGLLLLRRWHGLGWVRAARLSARH, encoded by the coding sequence GTGCCCCCGCCCACGCTGTGGCGCCTGGCCTGGCCGATCTTCACCGAGCACCTGCTGCATGTCAGCACCGGTGTGGTGGCCACGCTGATGGTGGGCCATCTGTCGGACGGCGCGGTGGGCGGCCTGGGCAGCGCCGGCCAGGTGCTGTGGCTGCTGATGATGGTGTTTGGCGCGCTGGCGGTGGGCGCCTCCACGGTCATCAGCCACCACCTGGGCCGCGGCGACACCGAGGGCGCACGGCGCCTGGCGCGGGGCGCGGTGGCCACCAGCCTGTGGCTGGGTGGCGCCATCGGCCTGGCGCTGCTGCCGGCCGCGCCCTGGCTGCTGCGCCTGGTGCAGCTGCCGCCGGGGCCGATGTCGCATGCCCTGCCGTATCTGCAGTGGATGGCGGCCACGCTGTTTCTCGAGTCGATGAACTTCGGCCTCTCGGCGGCGCTGCGTGCCCACGGCGCCACGCGCACCGTGATGGTGGTGATGGCGCTGCAGAACGCGGTCAATGCCGGCGGCATTGCGCTGGCCCTGCACGGCCCCTGGGCCGACTGGACGGCGCATGCCAGCGGCGTGGCCATCGCCGGTGCCGCCAGCCGCGCGGCGGCCTGCGCGGCGCTGTGGTGGGCGGCCTCGGGGCGCATCGGCCTGCGCCTGCGCTGGGCCGACCTGTGGGCCATCCGCGGCGACGACCTGCGCCGCCTGCTGGCCTTTGGCGTGCCGGCCACGCTGCAGAACGCCAGCTGGTTCGGTGCCTTCATGCTGGTCACCGCGCTCAGCGCGCGCATGGGCGAGGGCCCGCTGGCCACGCAGAACTACGTGATGCAGGTGGCCTCGCTGGTGATCCTGTTCTCGGCCGCGCTGTCACAGGCCAGCGAGCTGCGGGTGGGCCGGCTGGTGGGGGCCGGCCAGCGCCGCGCGGCGCGCGACGAGGTCTTGCGCAACCTGCGCCTGGCGCTGCCGCTGGCCACGCTGGCAGCGCTGGCCGGCGGTGTGCTGGGCCCGCGCGTTTTGGCGGCCTTCACCACCACGCCCGAGGTGCTGCACACCGGTGCGCTGCTGCTGTGGCTGGGCCTGCTGCTCGAGCCCGGCCGGGCCTTCAACCTGGTGCTGGGCGCCTCGCTGCGGGCCGCGGGCGATCTGCGTTATGCGCTGCGCCTGGGCCTGGTGTCGCACTGGCTGGTGATGGCCGGCGGCGGCTGGTTGCTGGGCACCCGCCTGGGCGGCGGGCTGCTGGGCCTGTGGTGCGCCTTCATCGTCGACGAATGGTTGCGCGGCCTGCTGCTGCTGCGCCGCTGGCACGGGCTGGGCTGGGTGCGTGCGGCCAGGCTCAGCGCGCGGCATTAG
- a CDS encoding dihydrodipicolinate synthase family protein: MTATRSNPRYRGVFPVVPTSFHADGTLDLDSQKRVLDFMIDAGSTGLCILANFSEQFVLSDDERDTLARVMLEHVAGRVPVIVTTTHFSTDICIARSQRAQALGAAMVMAMPPYHGATLRVGEAAVGEFYRRLSDALRIPIMVQDAPMAGTPMSAAFLARLAQDTENVRYFKIEVPGAANKLRELIALGGEAIEGPWDGEEAITLLADLHAGCTGAMTGGGFPDGIRQIMDAWQAGRHDEAAAQYGRWLPLINHENRQGGILTAKALMLAGGVIACDAPRHPFPAMHPGTRELLLALARPLNPLVLRWSR, from the coding sequence ATGACCGCAACCCGCAGCAACCCCCGCTACCGCGGCGTGTTTCCGGTGGTGCCCACCAGCTTTCATGCCGACGGCACGCTGGATCTGGACAGCCAGAAGCGCGTGCTCGACTTCATGATCGACGCCGGCTCCACCGGCCTGTGCATCCTGGCCAACTTCAGCGAGCAGTTCGTGCTGAGCGACGACGAGCGCGACACGCTGGCCCGCGTGATGCTGGAGCACGTGGCCGGCCGCGTGCCGGTGATCGTGACCACCACGCACTTCAGCACCGACATCTGCATCGCCCGCAGCCAGCGCGCGCAGGCCCTCGGCGCGGCCATGGTGATGGCCATGCCGCCCTACCACGGCGCCACGCTGCGCGTGGGCGAGGCCGCGGTGGGCGAGTTCTATCGCCGCCTGTCTGACGCGCTGCGCATCCCGATCATGGTGCAGGACGCGCCGATGGCCGGCACGCCGATGTCGGCCGCCTTCCTGGCCCGCCTGGCGCAAGACACCGAGAACGTGCGCTACTTCAAGATCGAGGTGCCCGGCGCCGCCAACAAGCTGCGCGAGCTGATCGCCCTCGGCGGCGAGGCCATCGAAGGCCCGTGGGACGGCGAGGAGGCCATCACCCTGCTGGCAGACCTGCACGCCGGCTGCACCGGCGCGATGACCGGCGGCGGCTTCCCGGACGGCATCCGCCAGATCATGGACGCCTGGCAGGCCGGCCGCCACGACGAGGCCGCCGCCCAGTACGGCCGCTGGCTGCCGCTGATCAACCACGAGAACCGCCAGGGCGGCATCCTGACCGCCAAGGCGCTGATGCTGGCCGGCGGCGTGATCGCCTGCGATGCGCCGCGCCACCCCTTCCCGGCCATGCACCCGGGCACCCGCGAGCTGCTGCTGGCGCTGGCCCGGCCGCTGAACCCCTTGGTGCTGCGCTGGAGCCGTTGA